One part of the Marinobacter sp. M3C genome encodes these proteins:
- a CDS encoding methyl-accepting chemotaxis protein: MQLTFGQKLLVTFGILLVLVMGAITMVGDMRLKSTTSTYIDALIADAVVQNTSSIAEWLNTRLVMIEAAAESLGNAPSDEQRRNILQTVSTAGGFFNVYIGNKEGRMLMESTAAQATLPAGFDPRGRPWYKKGMAEGKASFTEPYRDATSTETIITALAPVSGGSNGGVAGADISLRAISKMLETITLAKTGYAGLVNASGVVLFHPDSQLIGQNIKSLIGVSPKFDGHRQFYESGDVAWRVAFHPIKEARGVDWYLGTFVNVDKINAPMLSARMTGIILALVGLLVSLFILHVCIKILMAPVRRLNSAMADISSGEADLTQRLDASAKDEFGELAGSFNSFIENIQVVVHDVLSGSDDLATNVVALKKTASASRLSVEGQQAEVDMVAAAINEMSAAAGEIAQNAQQTADAANTADKESRASLETVGQSRDAVRKLAQEVNAAAEVINNLGKDVTSITSVLEVIQGIAEQTNLLALNAAIEAARAGDAGRGFAVVADEVRNLAQRTQTSTKEINSMIERLQKGANDAVAGMNASKAVSNVSMEKAQDAMDALNRVADAITSISQMTMQIATASEEQTSVTEELNASITRIADQGQEASAAASENDVYSGHIETIGQTLSKNVSRFRV, from the coding sequence GTGCAACTAACTTTCGGGCAAAAGCTCTTGGTCACCTTTGGCATACTATTGGTGCTTGTTATGGGCGCTATTACGATGGTTGGCGACATGCGGCTGAAGAGCACAACAAGTACCTACATCGACGCACTGATTGCGGACGCAGTGGTGCAGAACACGTCCAGTATCGCTGAGTGGCTTAATACTCGGTTAGTGATGATTGAGGCGGCGGCCGAAAGCCTTGGAAACGCACCGAGTGATGAGCAGAGGCGTAACATTTTACAAACTGTTTCGACCGCTGGTGGTTTCTTCAATGTGTATATCGGTAATAAAGAGGGTCGCATGCTGATGGAGTCAACGGCTGCGCAAGCAACACTCCCGGCTGGCTTCGATCCCCGCGGTCGCCCTTGGTACAAAAAAGGCATGGCGGAAGGTAAGGCTTCGTTTACCGAGCCATATCGCGACGCGACGAGCACCGAAACCATCATTACCGCTTTGGCTCCTGTTAGCGGTGGAAGTAACGGTGGTGTGGCAGGCGCAGATATAAGCTTGAGAGCTATCAGTAAAATGCTTGAAACCATAACGCTGGCAAAGACTGGCTATGCGGGCCTGGTTAACGCGTCAGGTGTTGTTCTGTTCCATCCCGACAGTCAGTTGATTGGGCAAAATATCAAAAGCCTGATTGGGGTGTCCCCCAAGTTTGATGGGCATCGTCAATTCTATGAATCAGGCGATGTGGCGTGGCGCGTCGCTTTTCACCCGATTAAAGAAGCGCGGGGCGTTGACTGGTATTTGGGCACTTTTGTGAACGTCGACAAAATCAACGCTCCCATGCTAAGTGCCCGTATGACCGGGATAATCCTCGCGCTCGTCGGCCTACTGGTATCGCTGTTCATTTTACACGTGTGTATCAAAATACTGATGGCCCCAGTGCGGCGTTTGAACTCTGCAATGGCAGACATCAGTTCTGGTGAGGCCGATTTAACCCAGCGCCTGGATGCCAGTGCCAAGGATGAATTCGGAGAACTCGCGGGCAGCTTCAATAGCTTTATCGAAAATATTCAAGTGGTAGTGCACGATGTTCTAAGTGGTAGTGATGACCTCGCAACGAATGTGGTCGCATTGAAAAAGACCGCCAGCGCAAGCCGGTTGAGCGTTGAAGGCCAGCAAGCCGAAGTGGATATGGTGGCAGCTGCCATCAACGAAATGTCTGCAGCCGCGGGTGAAATCGCCCAGAATGCTCAGCAAACAGCCGATGCGGCCAATACGGCTGATAAGGAAAGCCGGGCTTCATTGGAAACCGTCGGCCAATCCAGGGATGCGGTGCGAAAACTGGCGCAAGAAGTGAATGCTGCAGCCGAAGTCATCAACAATTTGGGCAAAGATGTAACCTCGATTACCTCGGTGCTTGAAGTCATTCAGGGAATTGCAGAACAAACCAATTTGCTGGCACTGAACGCCGCAATAGAGGCGGCTCGTGCGGGCGACGCCGGCCGCGGATTTGCCGTGGTAGCGGACGAGGTGCGAAACCTGGCTCAAAGAACCCAGACTAGCACCAAAGAGATAAACAGCATGATTGAGCGCCTGCAAAAGGGGGCTAATGATGCCGTCGCTGGGATGAACGCGTCCAAGGCTGTATCCAATGTCAGCATGGAGAAAGCTCAGGACGCTATGGACGCTTTGAACCGGGTGGCTGATGCAATAACGTCCATTAGCCAGATGACAATGCAAATTGCGACGGCTTCTGAAGAGCAAACCTCAGTGACCGAAGAGCTCAACGCATCCATCACGCGCATCGCAGACCAAGGCCAAGAGGCTTCCGCTGCCGCAAGTGAGAACGATGTTTACAGTGGTCATATCGAAACCATTGGCCAAACCCTAAGCAAGAACGTTTCCCGCTTCAGGGTTTGA